A region from the Stutzerimonas stutzeri genome encodes:
- a CDS encoding acetyl-CoA C-acetyltransferase — MQEVVIVAATRTAVGSFQGALANIPAVELGAAVIRRLLQQTGLDPAEVDEVILGQVLTAGAGQNPARQAAIGAGLPHAVPAMTLNKVCGSGLKALHLGAQAIRCGDAEVVIAGGMENMSLAPYVMPAARTGLRMGHGKLLDSMIQDGLWDAFNDYHMGITAENLVDKYGITREAQDAFAAASQQKASAAIEAGRFRDEITPIEIPQRKGEPLVFDTDEQPRAGTTAESLAKLKPAFKKDGSVTAGNASSLNDGAAAVLLLSVEKAAALGLPVLARIASYANAGVDPAIMGIAPVSATRRCLEKAGWTLDQLDLIEANEAFAAQALSVGQELGWDTDKVNVNGGAIAIGHPIGASGCRILVTLLHEMIRRDAHKGLATLCIGGGQGVALALER; from the coding sequence ATCCCCGCCGTCGAACTCGGCGCCGCGGTCATTCGTCGTCTGCTGCAGCAAACCGGACTCGACCCGGCCGAGGTCGATGAAGTCATTCTCGGCCAGGTCCTCACTGCCGGCGCCGGCCAGAACCCGGCACGTCAGGCCGCCATCGGCGCTGGGCTGCCCCACGCGGTTCCCGCGATGACCCTGAACAAGGTCTGCGGCTCCGGGCTCAAGGCGCTCCATCTGGGCGCTCAGGCGATCCGCTGTGGCGATGCCGAAGTGGTGATCGCCGGCGGCATGGAGAACATGAGCCTGGCGCCTTACGTCATGCCAGCGGCGCGCACGGGCTTGCGCATGGGCCATGGCAAGCTGCTCGATAGCATGATTCAGGATGGCCTGTGGGATGCGTTCAACGACTACCACATGGGCATCACCGCGGAAAATCTGGTGGACAAGTACGGCATTACGCGCGAAGCGCAGGATGCCTTCGCAGCGGCGTCCCAGCAGAAGGCCAGTGCGGCGATCGAAGCCGGCCGCTTCCGGGACGAGATCACGCCGATCGAGATCCCCCAGCGCAAGGGCGAACCACTTGTTTTCGATACCGATGAACAGCCACGCGCCGGCACCACGGCCGAAAGCCTGGCCAAGCTCAAGCCGGCGTTCAAGAAAGACGGCAGCGTCACGGCCGGCAATGCCTCCAGCCTGAATGACGGCGCCGCCGCGGTGCTGCTGTTGAGCGTCGAAAAGGCCGCGGCGCTGGGCCTGCCGGTCCTGGCCCGCATTGCCAGCTACGCCAATGCCGGCGTCGACCCGGCCATCATGGGCATCGCGCCGGTATCCGCCACCCGACGCTGCCTGGAAAAAGCCGGCTGGACCCTGGACCAGCTCGACCTGATCGAAGCCAACGAAGCCTTCGCCGCGCAGGCGCTGTCGGTAGGTCAGGAGCTGGGCTGGGACACCGACAAGGTCAATGTCAACGGCGGCGCGATCGCCATCGGCCACCCGATCGGCGCATCGGGCTGCCGCATTCTGGTCACCCTGCTGCACGAGATGATCCGCCGCGACGCGCACAAGGGCCTGGCGACGCTCTGCATCGGCGGCGGCCAGGGTGTCGCGCTAGCGCTCGAGCGCTGA